Proteins encoded together in one Dechloromonas sp. HYN0024 window:
- the leuD gene encoding 3-isopropylmalate dehydratase small subunit: protein MDKFVRLEGLVAPLDRNNVDTDAIIPKQFLKSIKRSGFGPNAFDEWRYMDVGEPGQDASGRPKNPNFVLNQPRYLGAEVLLTRANFGCGSSREHAPWALLDFGFKAIIAESFADIFFNNCYKNGIVPIVLPAAEIAALFAQVEATPGYKLVVDLQAQAVVRPDGYGIPFAIDAFRKECLINGWDDIGLTLRHAEKIREFEDKRRISQPWLFA, encoded by the coding sequence ATGGATAAATTTGTTCGTCTGGAAGGTTTGGTGGCGCCGCTTGATCGCAATAACGTCGATACCGATGCGATCATTCCGAAGCAGTTCCTTAAATCGATCAAGCGCTCGGGTTTTGGCCCGAATGCCTTTGACGAGTGGCGTTACATGGATGTCGGCGAGCCGGGGCAGGATGCCTCGGGGCGGCCGAAGAATCCGAATTTCGTCCTCAATCAGCCACGCTATCTCGGGGCAGAAGTGCTCCTGACCCGTGCCAATTTCGGTTGTGGAAGTTCGCGTGAACATGCCCCCTGGGCGTTGCTCGATTTCGGCTTCAAGGCGATCATCGCCGAGTCGTTTGCCGATATCTTCTTCAATAACTGCTACAAAAACGGCATTGTTCCCATCGTCCTGCCGGCGGCTGAAATCGCCGCCCTCTTCGCGCAGGTCGAGGCGACGCCGGGCTACAAGCTGGTGGTTGATCTGCAGGCCCAGGCCGTGGTCCGTCCGGACGGCTATGGTATTCCCTTTGCCATCGATGCTTTCCGCAAGGAATGCCTGATCAATGGTTGGGACGACATCGGCCTGACCCTGCGTCATGCTGAAAAAATCCGCGAATTTGAAGATAAGCGCCGTATCAGTCAGCCCTGGCTGTTTGCTTGA
- the leuC gene encoding 3-isopropylmalate dehydratase large subunit, whose product MAKTLYDKLWENHVVHQEDDGTALLYIDRHLVHEVTSPQAFEGLKLAGRKPWRVSSIVATPDHNTPTDHWDEGIKDPISRQQVETLDANIREVGALAYFPFKDQRMGILHVVGPENGATLPGMTVVCGDSHTSTHGAFACLAHGIGTSEVEHVLATQCLLQKKSKTMLVAVDGKLGKGVTAKDVALAIIGTIGTAGGTGYAIEFGGSAIRGLSMEGRMTLCNMAIEGGARMGFVAVDDKTIDYLKDRPFSPKGEIWEKAVAYWRTLQSDAGAQFDRVVTLKAEDIRPQVTWGTSPEMVVAIDALVPDPAKQSDPVKREGMERALQYMGLNPNTPINQIAIDKVFIGSCTNSRIEDLREAASVLKGRHVAATVKLALAVPGSGLVKRQAEAEGLDKVFVAAGFEWREPGCSMCLAMNADRLEPGERCASTSNRNFEGRQGPGGRTHLVSPAMAAAAAIAGRFADVRDVL is encoded by the coding sequence ATGGCGAAGACCCTTTACGACAAACTTTGGGAGAACCACGTTGTCCATCAGGAAGATGATGGCACGGCGCTTCTCTACATTGACCGTCATCTCGTTCACGAAGTCACCAGCCCGCAGGCTTTCGAAGGCCTCAAGCTGGCTGGCCGCAAGCCCTGGCGCGTCTCGTCCATCGTGGCGACGCCTGACCACAACACGCCGACCGACCATTGGGATGAGGGGATCAAGGATCCGATCTCCCGCCAGCAGGTCGAAACGCTCGATGCCAATATCCGGGAAGTTGGTGCCCTGGCCTATTTCCCGTTCAAGGACCAGCGCATGGGCATTCTCCATGTCGTCGGACCGGAAAACGGCGCCACCTTGCCCGGCATGACCGTCGTCTGTGGCGATTCGCATACCTCGACGCACGGCGCTTTTGCCTGTCTGGCGCACGGTATCGGTACTTCCGAGGTCGAGCACGTGCTGGCTACGCAGTGCCTGCTGCAGAAGAAATCGAAAACCATGCTGGTTGCCGTCGACGGCAAACTCGGCAAAGGCGTCACCGCCAAGGACGTCGCCCTGGCCATTATCGGCACCATCGGTACGGCCGGTGGTACGGGCTACGCCATCGAGTTTGGTGGCAGCGCCATTCGCGGCCTGAGCATGGAAGGGCGCATGACCCTGTGCAACATGGCCATCGAAGGCGGGGCCCGCATGGGCTTCGTTGCGGTCGACGACAAGACCATCGATTATTTGAAAGACCGCCCGTTTTCACCCAAGGGTGAAATTTGGGAAAAGGCCGTGGCCTATTGGCGCACCCTGCAGTCCGATGCCGGTGCGCAGTTTGACCGTGTGGTCACGCTGAAGGCCGAGGACATTCGTCCGCAGGTGACCTGGGGTACGTCGCCGGAAATGGTTGTCGCCATCGACGCACTGGTTCCCGATCCTGCAAAGCAGTCTGATCCGGTCAAGCGCGAAGGTATGGAACGCGCCCTGCAGTACATGGGTCTGAATCCGAATACGCCGATCAACCAGATCGCCATCGACAAGGTCTTCATCGGTTCGTGCACCAACTCGCGCATCGAGGATTTGCGTGAAGCGGCGTCTGTCCTCAAGGGCCGTCATGTCGCTGCTACCGTCAAGCTCGCCCTGGCGGTGCCGGGCTCCGGTCTGGTCAAGCGCCAGGCTGAAGCAGAGGGCCTGGACAAGGTGTTTGTCGCCGCCGGTTTCGAGTGGCGGGAGCCGGGTTGCTCGATGTGTCTGGCGATGAATGCCGACCGTCTGGAGCCGGGTGAGCGCTGTGCCTCGACCTCGAACCGCAATTTCGAAGGTCGGCAGGGGCCGGGTGGGCGTACTCATCTGGTCAGTCCGGCCATGGCCGCAGCGGCTGCCATTGCTGGCCGTTTCGCCGATGTGCGAGACGTTCTGTAA
- a CDS encoding entericidin EcnAB, translating into MKKIFVVLAVLVLAACNTAQGVKKDVAIGAEKTGEALQKGGEVVGGALQKGGEAVGGALKKGGEAVQKAVE; encoded by the coding sequence ATGAAGAAAATTTTTGTCGTGCTCGCCGTGCTGGTTCTGGCCGCGTGCAATACCGCCCAAGGTGTCAAGAAGGATGTCGCCATCGGCGCAGAAAAGACCGGCGAGGCATTGCAGAAGGGTGGCGAAGTGGTCGGTGGTGCCCTGCAAAAGGGCGGTGAGGCAGTTGGTGGCGCGCTCAAGAAGGGTGGCGAGGCTGTGCAGAAAGCGGTGGAGTAA
- a CDS encoding YdcH family protein: MQVDHHDLYSEFPEFKAAIDLLKVSNAYFARQFASYSRLTGKVEDLEEHDMPVADFTIEDMKKQRVKLKDEIYHLLLAFRAGQESVKA; this comes from the coding sequence ATGCAAGTTGATCACCACGATCTGTATTCGGAGTTTCCGGAATTCAAGGCGGCCATCGATCTTCTTAAGGTCAGCAACGCCTATTTTGCCCGCCAGTTCGCCTCCTACAGCCGCCTGACCGGCAAGGTCGAGGATCTGGAAGAGCATGACATGCCGGTTGCCGACTTCACCATTGAAGACATGAAGAAGCAGCGCGTCAAATTGAAGGACGAGATCTATCACCTGCTGCTTGCCTTCCGCGCCGGCCAGGAATCCGTCAAGGCCTGA
- a CDS encoding major facilitator superfamily domain-containing protein 6: MHALPYWRLSGYYFFYFAFIGAFSPYFGLYLQSLSFSAWDIGLLMSQMQLMRLFGPNLWGWLADYFGRHLAIIRLAAAIGLAGFTAFFWLDKLPGMLLAMAVLAFFWSAALPLVETLTFDHLREERGRYSRIRLWGSIGFIIAVMATGALLDRVPPVGVLWVCWIILAGILIYAMTLPEAPPVPHARDGQPIGEILRQPKVMALMAACFAMSAAHGAFYVFYSIHLDAHGYSKTEVGLLWSLGVVAEIVVFMFMARLSRQYSLRAILLACFAAAVIRFLMMGWGGESAAIMIFVQLLHGLTFGAYHAASIAAVNQWFPGRAQGRGQALYSSLSFGAGGLLGALISGRTWDALGSGWTFTLGSVFALAGLVLVWRWVRADSPGVEAVTGPGRAKNGDPVQ, from the coding sequence ATGCACGCTTTGCCATACTGGCGCCTCTCGGGGTATTACTTCTTTTACTTCGCCTTCATTGGCGCTTTTTCGCCCTATTTCGGGCTGTATCTCCAATCCCTGAGTTTTTCTGCCTGGGACATCGGTCTCCTGATGTCGCAGATGCAGTTGATGCGCCTCTTTGGTCCCAACCTGTGGGGCTGGCTGGCTGATTATTTCGGTCGGCACCTGGCGATCATTCGTCTCGCTGCCGCCATCGGGCTGGCCGGGTTTACCGCTTTTTTCTGGCTCGACAAGTTGCCCGGCATGCTCCTGGCAATGGCTGTGCTCGCCTTTTTCTGGAGCGCTGCCCTGCCGCTCGTCGAGACCCTGACTTTCGATCATCTGCGCGAAGAGCGCGGTCGCTACAGCCGTATCCGGTTGTGGGGATCGATTGGCTTCATCATTGCCGTGATGGCGACCGGGGCGCTGCTTGACCGGGTGCCACCAGTCGGTGTGCTCTGGGTATGCTGGATCATTCTGGCGGGTATCCTGATCTATGCGATGACCCTGCCTGAGGCGCCGCCGGTTCCGCATGCCCGCGACGGTCAGCCGATTGGTGAAATTCTGCGCCAGCCGAAAGTCATGGCGCTGATGGCGGCCTGTTTCGCCATGTCCGCGGCGCATGGCGCGTTCTATGTTTTCTATTCAATTCACCTAGATGCCCACGGCTATTCGAAGACCGAGGTCGGCTTGCTCTGGTCGTTGGGCGTGGTGGCGGAAATTGTCGTGTTCATGTTCATGGCGCGGCTGTCCCGACAATATTCCTTGCGGGCCATCCTGCTCGCCTGTTTTGCGGCGGCGGTGATCCGCTTTCTCATGATGGGCTGGGGGGGCGAGTCGGCGGCCATCATGATTTTTGTCCAACTCTTGCATGGCCTGACCTTCGGGGCGTATCACGCGGCGTCGATCGCGGCGGTCAACCAGTGGTTTCCCGGCCGGGCGCAGGGGCGCGGACAGGCTTTGTATTCCAGTCTGTCCTTCGGGGCGGGCGGTTTGCTGGGGGCGCTGATCAGTGGCCGGACATGGGATGCGCTGGGTTCCGGGTGGACTTTTACGCTTGGTTCTGTGTTCGCATTGGCCGGTCTGGTGCTGGTCTGGCGCTGGGTCAGGGCAGATTCTCCGGGGGTGGAGGCGGTGACTGGTCCGGGGCGGGCAAAAAACGGCGATCCTGTGCAATAA
- the aroC gene encoding chorismate synthase, which translates to MSGNTFGTLFTVTSFGESHGPAIGCVVDGCPPGLALCEADIQAELDRRKPGTSRHVTQRREPDTVEILSGVFEGMTTGTPIGLLIRNQDQRSKDYGNIADTFRPGHADYTYTQKYGFRDYRGGGRSSARETAVRVAAGAIARKWLNERYGVSICGWMSALGPIEIPFVSADDIRENAFFAPNAALVPELESYMDSLRKSLDSVGAKITVTATGVPPGWGEPVYDRLDAEIAYAMMGINAVKGVEIGAGFASVAQRGSEHGDEMTPQGFVTNHAGGVLGGISTGQEIVVNMAIKPTSSIAQSRRSIDRQGNAIEVATEGRHDPCVGIRATPIAEAMLALVLIDHALRHRAQCGDVDCQTPRIAGKIA; encoded by the coding sequence ATGTCCGGCAATACTTTTGGCACCCTGTTTACCGTTACCTCCTTTGGCGAATCGCACGGTCCGGCGATCGGCTGTGTTGTCGATGGCTGCCCGCCCGGACTGGCCTTGTGCGAGGCTGATATCCAGGCCGAACTGGATCGCCGCAAGCCGGGAACCTCGCGTCATGTGACGCAGCGCCGGGAGCCGGATACGGTTGAAATTCTTTCCGGTGTTTTCGAGGGCATGACGACCGGTACGCCGATCGGCCTGCTTATTCGCAATCAGGACCAGCGCAGCAAGGACTACGGCAATATCGCCGATACCTTCCGCCCCGGTCATGCTGATTACACCTATACGCAAAAATACGGTTTCCGTGACTATCGTGGCGGCGGTCGTTCATCCGCCCGCGAGACGGCGGTGCGTGTGGCAGCCGGCGCGATTGCCCGGAAGTGGCTGAACGAGCGTTACGGCGTCAGCATCTGTGGCTGGATGAGCGCCCTTGGTCCGATCGAGATTCCCTTTGTTTCGGCCGACGATATTCGTGAAAACGCTTTTTTCGCGCCGAATGCCGCGCTGGTTCCGGAGCTCGAAAGCTACATGGACAGCCTGCGCAAATCGCTGGACTCGGTCGGCGCCAAAATTACCGTCACCGCGACTGGCGTCCCGCCGGGCTGGGGTGAGCCGGTGTATGACCGGCTCGATGCCGAAATTGCCTATGCCATGATGGGCATCAATGCCGTCAAGGGCGTCGAGATCGGTGCCGGTTTCGCCTCGGTGGCGCAGCGCGGTAGCGAACATGGTGACGAGATGACGCCGCAGGGTTTTGTCACCAATCATGCGGGCGGGGTGTTAGGCGGTATTTCGACTGGCCAGGAAATTGTCGTCAATATGGCCATCAAGCCGACCTCTTCCATCGCCCAGTCGCGTCGTTCGATCGATCGTCAGGGTAATGCCATCGAAGTGGCCACCGAGGGGCGGCACGACCCCTGTGTCGGCATTCGCGCGACGCCGATTGCCGAAGCCATGCTGGCGCTGGTTCTGATCGATCATGCCTTGCGCCACCGCGCCCAGTGTGGCGACGTGGACTGCCAGACGCCGCGCATTGCAGGGAAAATCGCGTAA